A single region of the Salvelinus sp. IW2-2015 linkage group LG20, ASM291031v2, whole genome shotgun sequence genome encodes:
- the LOC111981512 gene encoding somatostatin receptor type 5-like translates to MSEDMWENRTVPSSYPDLPLSLLLCNDTLLNDTLLNDTLFNCINSTNIPEMPLGPSVAGVLIPLIYIIVCVIGLGGNSLVIHIVLHYSKTESVTNIYILNLAIADELFMLGLPFLAVQNTLQFWPFGSFMCRLVMTVDSINQFTSIFCLTVMSIDRYLAVVHPIRSSKWRRPQVAKVVNGTVWAISFLVVLPVVIFANVHKTGGTCNISWPRPADIWRAAFIIYTSTVGFFCPLLIICLCYLLIVFKIRSSGKKVHATSTKRRKSERKVTRMVVIVVAVFVFCWLPFYALNILNLLVSLPSEYPGLYYFVVVMGYANSCANPIVYGFLSENFKRGFRKALCRSSRKVESHDLTERQQQQEERGRVLKPRESLRRVVRDEEEEEDDEDREDVTEMTEICRIAQNGNEHPESSQALLTPKAPAPGASEHVASPERKAKAGDIGGKGPSLGPPASLHNGHTNGSVKPLPEEPVEKNTSLEISYL, encoded by the coding sequence ATGTCGGAGGACATGTGGGAGAACAGAACAGTCCCCAGCTCTTACCCCGACCTCCCCCTGTCTTTGCTACTGTGCAACGACACCCTCCTCAATGACACCCTCCTCAACGACACCCTCTTCAACTGTATCAACTCCACCAACATTCCAGAGATGCCATTAGGACCCAGTGTAGCAGGGGTCCTCATCCCACTCATCTACATCATCGTCTGTGTCATCGGCCTTGGCGGGAATAGCCTGGTCATCCACATTGTGCTGCACTACTCCAAGACGGAGTCTGTGACTAACATCTACATCCTGAACCTGGCCATCGCTGATGAGCTCTTCATGCTGGGCCTGCCCTTCCTGGCTGTCCAGAACACCCTCCAGTTTTGGCCCTTTGGCTCCTTTATGTGCCGCCTGGTCATGACCGTGGACTCCATCAACCAGTTCACCTCCATCTTCTGCCTGACCGTCATGAGCATTGACCGCTACCTGGCAGTGGTCCATCCCATACGCTCCTCCAAGTGGCGGCGGCCCCAGGTGGCCAAGGTGGTCAACGGCACAGTGTGGGCCATCTCCTTCCTGGTGGTCCTGCCTGTGGTAATCTTCGCCAACGTCCACAAGACKGGCGGCACCTGCAATATCTCCTGGCCTCGGCCGGCCGACATTTGGCGGGCGGCTTTTATCATCTACACGTCCACAGTGGGTTTCTTCTGCCCACTCCTCATCATCTGCCTCTGCTACCTGCTCATCGTCTTCAAGATTCGCAGCTCTGGCAAGAAGGTCCACGCCACGTCCACCAAGCGCAGGAAGTCGGAGCGTAAGGTGACGCGCATGGTGGTGATCGTGGTGGCCGTGTTTGTCTTCTGCTGGTTGCCCTTCTACGCCCTCAACATTCTCAACCTGCTGGTGTCTCTGCCATCAGAGTACCCGGGCCTCTACTACTTTGTTGTGGTAATGGGCTACGCCAACAGCTGTGCCAACCCCATCGTCTACGGCTTCCTGTCAGAAAACTTTAAGCGGGGCTTTCGCAAGGCCCTGTGTCGCTCCTCACGCAAGGTGGAGAGCCACGACCTGACAGAGcgccagcagcagcaggaggagagaggtagggtgCTGAAGCCCCGAGAGAGCTTGAGGAGGGTCGTacgagatgaggaggaggaagaggatgatgaagaCAGGGAGGACGTCACAGAGATGACGGAGATCTGTAGGATCGCCCAGAATGGGAACGAACATCCTGAGAGTTCCCAGGCCCTGTTAACACCCAAGGCACCAGCTCCAGGGGCATCTGAGCATGTGGCATCCCCAGAAAGGAAAGCCAAAGCTGGTGACATTGGTGGGAAAGGCCCAAGCTTGGGGCCTCCAGCATCCCTGCATAATGGACACACAAATGGGAGTGTCAAACCACTGCCAGAGGAGCCAGTGGAGAAGAACACCTCACTGGAGATAAGCTACCTATAA